The following are encoded together in the Malaya genurostris strain Urasoe2022 chromosome 3, Malgen_1.1, whole genome shotgun sequence genome:
- the LOC131435779 gene encoding V-type proton ATPase subunit F yields MALLSAIKGKLISVIGDEDTCVGFLLGGIGEINKNRHPNFMVVDKNTAVSEIEDCFKRFLKRDDIDIILINQNYAEMIRHVIDAHTSPTPAVLEIPSKDHPYDASKDSILRRAKGMFNPDDMIANRG; encoded by the exons ATGGCTCTATTGTCTGCAATCAAAGGAAAACTGATTTCGGTCATCGGTGATgag GACACTTGCGTTGGTTTTTTGCTGGGGGGAATCGGAGAAATTAACAAAAATCGTCACCCCAATTTTATGGTCGTCGATAAGA ACACTGCCGTTAGTGAGATCGAGGACTGCTTCAAGCGTTTCCTTAAACGTGACGATATCGATATCATTTTGATTAATCAGAACTACGCCGAAATGATTCGGCACGTGATCGATGCCCATACTTCGCCAACACCTGCTGTGCTGGAGATTCCCTCGAAGGATCACCCCTACGATGCAAGCAAAGATTCTATTCTGAGGCGTGCAAAG GGTATGTTCAATCCGGATGATATGATCGCAAACCGTGGTTAA
- the LOC131433821 gene encoding odorant receptor 94b-like, with protein sequence MSFISNLLRATAPSYRETFDVFRLFMDICGLNIFDDNFAKGLVNLIRFVVPPLSGLYTIIAIVIHMIRYLGDVDTTILSLAALFSALEVLIKVGGMTFKRLKAVALMSVVLSDRSYDDGPTERAAFLRYHTLARTLMYITILSYPLTALMLLLYPVVAGKLDDYMLPVGYSIPFIDHKQQPWFAINYCIIVVQMSWCALSFVGMDGPFYIYVCYSTCKLEILKSYIKKIGDSEDIEEQRSLLRKIIHIHTDVLKFLKDCSEFYQEIYLTQVLFSIAHICVSLFHIQLGLKNSSYGMLATNVAKMWLFCYCGELVVKKSNEVSDAMYNNKWYTLWHTEDLKAVRFMLANAQRTVGFSVGGFGILSYTTFTEIMKTAYSCNAFLHNMMN encoded by the exons ATGAGCTTCATTTCTAATTTATTGAGAGCCACGGCGCCTAGTTACCGTGAAACTTTCGATGTTTTTCGTTTGTTCATGGACATTTGTGGTTTGAACATTTTCGATGATAATTTTGCTAAAGGCTTGGTAAACCTTATCCGGTTTGTTGTACCTCCGCTGAGTGGATTATACACCATCATTGCAATCGTCATTCATATGATTCGATATCTGGGTGATGTGGACACAACTATTCTTAGTCTAGCAGCGCTTTTCTCGGCGCTTGAAGTTCTCATAAAGGTTGGCGGGATGACATTCAAGCGTCTGAAAGCTGTTGCACTGATGTCTGTCGTTTTAAGCGATCGAAGTTACGACGATGGACCAACGGAAAGAGCTGCATTTCTCAGATATCACACGTTGGCGAG GACTCTAATGTACATTACTATTCTGTCATATCCATTAACGGCACTGATGCTACTGTTGTATCCGGTAGTAGCAGGAAAGTTAGACGACTATATGTTACCAGTAGGATACTCAATTCCATTCATCGATCATAAGCAACAGCCCTGGTTTGCCATCAACTACTGTATCATAGTCGTTCAGATGTCCTGGTGTGCCTTATCCTTTGTAGGAATGGATGGCCCCTTCTATATCTATGTATGTTATTCAACTTGTAAGCTGGAAATTCTGAAGAGTTACATCAAAAAGATCGGTGATTCAGAGGACATAGAAGAACAACGGAGTTTATTAAGGAAAATTATACACATTCATACCGACGTGTTGAA GTTTTTAAAGGATTGTTCCGAATTCTACCAGGAAATTTATTTGACTCAGGTTCTATTCTCAATCGCTCATATTTGCGTTTCACTGTTTCATATTCAGTTG GGACTCAAAAACAGCTCGTATGGGATGTTGGCAACAAATGTGGCAAAAATGTGGCTTTTTTGCTACTGTGGAGAGTTGGTCGTTAAAAAGTCCAACGAGGTTTCGGATGCGATGTATAACAACAAATGGTACACACTATGGCATACAGAGGATTTGAAGGCTGTTCGGTTTATGTTAGCGAACGCACAACGGACAGTTGGATTTTCAGTTGGAGGTTTTGGTATTCTGTCTTACACGACATTCACTGAG ATTATGAAAACTGCGTATAGCTGTAATGCATTCCTGCACAATATGATGAATTAA
- the LOC131437304 gene encoding uncharacterized protein LOC131437304 isoform X3 has product MSRNRRGRGRGRNYENGMNQNVPIDQYLEDYLQSDSEDELDVYANWAILGALGRMRHRQDRSSESMNDVLQTEDGFVVNTIYVSFHQSTSVLEEYEIRQLFEQFGPVKNVRICVNQNNNQYTDGRLTRGRGSRRYQKSKRQGEKYTYAFVSYEKCEDAAKCLRGKYKVRHQCYVAKADSWHQEAYHKKQNEMENGVEEAGSSSVKDDEWKAHLDTGTMCDSNQELAADSNAATSRESIFNDADSEQINILHLNDDCLMLIFDQLDLLDLIALKKTCCRFQGIACNLFKRYKLLDLDMELTEKKYLTMLDVKTLLSEVGSFVHHLCITRDRFIKPCVRMLNLIHRHCPNLTDLTIHDFKLTSKTLHSLNVVFQSLEGLTLSSCGISDKIDMSLKQAKKLQRLNLSSNSELTGKFLKVVENLKHLNLESCLNIQGKPFSAFAKKNKTLEYLNINCCSRLTSDAIKSIVTNMTELSHLVCNNSYENVDASSMALIAKLPKLKKLQFKFNSTSSIDLILQNLAEAENLEHLDLSDEIFTSVDYNLLCGLAHLKELKLNYKLDFSDQHLSKLGSRGNFVELHIAGCTSLTDKQLIEFIKTNRQLNLLDISYCNITEGLIFSAIDILKEQACNRTNSAISNRKLKLLVGQTSICPVIKENALIQSNRHLLEISFEYTDGFYGTMDADDMYDDVMDEDDEDFMGYDHDDDEAGLWGLDYDSDLDVYQYFHDSDDDDYAYMFHGMAGMF; this is encoded by the exons A TGAGCAGAAATCGTAGAGGGCGCGGTCGAGGCAGGAACTATGAAAACGGCATGAATCAGAACGTACCGATAGACCAATATTTAGAGGATTATCTGCAGAGTGACAGTGAGGATGAGTTGGATGTCTATGCAAATTGGGCGATTCTGGGTGCCTTGGGTAGGATGAGGCATCGTCAAGACCGTAGTAGCGAGTCAATGAATGATGTGCTACAAACGGAGGATGGTTTCGTGGTCAACACGATATATGTCAGCTTCCATCAATCGACGTCGGTATTGGAAGAGTACGAAATACGCCAATTGTTTGAACAGTTTGGGCCTGTAAAGAATGTTCGGATTTGTGTGAATCAGAACAATAACCAGTACACAGATGGAAGATTAACACGCGGCAGAGGAAGTAGACGATACCAAAAGAGTAAACGACAGGGAGAAAAATACACATACGCCTTCGTATCCTACGAAAAATGCGAAGATGCTGCGAA GTGCTTGAGAGGAAAGTACAAAGTACGCCATCAATGCTATGTAGCTAAGGCCGATAGCTGGCATCAAGAGGCCTATCATAAGAAACAGAATGAAATGGAGAATGGTGTAGAAGAGGCTGGATCCTCTTCGGTAAAAGATGATGAGTGGAAAGCACACCTTGATACTGGAACTATGTGCGATTCAAATCAAGAATTAGCAGCGGATTCAAATGCGGCAACAAGTCGAGAAAGTATATTCAACGACGCAGATTCGGAGCAAATCAACATTCTCCATCTAAACGACGATTGCTTAATGTTGATTTTCGATCAACTTGATCTTTTGGATCTGATTGCACTGAAGAAAACCTGCTGTCGTTTTCAGGGAATCGCATGCAACTTATTCAAACGGTACAAATTGTTGGATTTAGATATGGAGCTAACCGAGAAAAAATACCTTACGATGTTGGACGTCAAAACGTTGCTTTCCGAGGTGGGCTCTTTTGTGCACCATTTATGTATCACCCGTGATCGGTTTATAAAACCGTGCGTTAGAATGTTGAATCTTATTCACCGACATTGTCCAAACCTAACGGATTTGACCATTCACGATTTTAAATTGACTTCAAAGACTTTGCACAGCTTGAACGTAGTTTTCCAATCGCTCGAAGGGCTCACATTGAGCTCTTGTGGTATCAGTGATAAAATTGACATGAGCTTGAAACAAGCAAAAAAACTACAAAGGCTGAATCTATCATCGAATAGTGAACTTACAGGAAAATTCTTGAAAGTAGTGGAAAACCTTAAACATCTCAACTTGGAGAGCTGCCTAAACATTCAAGGAAAACCGTTTTCCGCTTTTGCTAAGAAAAACAAAACCCTAGAGTACCTAAATATCAACTGTTGTTCTCGGTTGACATCGGATGCCATCAAAtcgattgttactaacatgacTGAACTGTCCCATCTAGTTTGTAACAATAGTTACGAAAATGTGGATGCATCCAGCATGGCATTGATTGctaaattacccaaacttaaAAAGctacaatttaaatttaatagtaCTTCGTCTATAGATCTGATACTGCAAAATTTAGCTGAAGCAGAAAACCTAGAACATTTGGATCTATCGGACGAAATATTTACCTCGGTCGATTACAATCTACTGTGTGGGTTAGCCCATTTAAAAGAATTGAAACTAAACTACAAACTGGATTTCTCTGATCAGCACCTCTCGAAGTTGGGCTCCAGAGGAAACTTCGTTGAGCTGCACATTGCCGGCTGCACGAGTCTTACCGATAAACAATTGATTGAATTCATCAAAACAAATCGTCAACTTAATCTGTTAGATATTTCGTACTGCAACATTACTGAAGGTCTTATCTTCTCGGCGATCGACATACTGAAAGAACAGGCATGTAACCGAACAAATAGTGCTATAAGCAACCGAAAACTCAAATTACTTGTGGGCCAAACAAGCATTTGTCCAGTGATCAAAGAG AATGCACTAATTCAAAGTAATCGTCATCTGCTTGAGATTTCTTTCGAGTACACCGATGGGTTCTATGGCACTATGGATGCAGACGATATGTACGATGACGTAATGGATGAGGACGACGAAGATTTTATGGGCTACGACCACGATGATGATGAAGCAGGTCTGTGGGGATTGGATTATGATTCAGATCTTG ATGTGTACCAATACTTCCACGACAGCGATGACGATGACTATGCATACATGTTTCACGGAATGGCAGGTATGTTTTAG
- the LOC131437304 gene encoding uncharacterized protein LOC131437304 isoform X1, translating into MSRNRRGRGRGRNYENGMNQNVPIDQYLEDYLQSDSEDELDVYANWAILGALGRMRHRQDRSSESMNDVLQTEDGFVVNTIYVSFHQSTSVLEEYEIRQLFEQFGPVKNVRICVNQNNNQYTDGRLTRGRGSRRYQKSKRQGEKYTYAFVSYEKCEDAAKCLRGKYKVRHQCYVAKADSWHQEAYHKKQNEMENGVEEAGSSSVKDDEWKAHLDTGTMCDSNQELAADSNAATSRESIFNDADSEQINILHLNDDCLMLIFDQLDLLDLIALKKTCCRFQGIACNLFKRYKLLDLDMELTEKKYLTMLDVKTLLSEVGSFVHHLCITRDRFIKPCVRMLNLIHRHCPNLTDLTIHDFKLTSKTLHSLNVVFQSLEGLTLSSCGISDKIDMSLKQAKKLQRLNLSSNSELTGKFLKVVENLKHLNLESCLNIQGKPFSAFAKKNKTLEYLNINCCSRLTSDAIKSIVTNMTELSHLVCNNSYENVDASSMALIAKLPKLKKLQFKFNSTSSIDLILQNLAEAENLEHLDLSDEIFTSVDYNLLCGLAHLKELKLNYKLDFSDQHLSKLGSRGNFVELHIAGCTSLTDKQLIEFIKTNRQLNLLDISYCNITEGLIFSAIDILKEQACNRTNSAISNRKLKLLVGQTSICPVIKENALIQSNRHLLEISFEYTDGFYGTMDADDMYDDVMDEDDEDFMGYDHDDDEAGLWGLDYDSDLDLADVYQYFHDSDDDDYAYMFHGMAGMF; encoded by the exons A TGAGCAGAAATCGTAGAGGGCGCGGTCGAGGCAGGAACTATGAAAACGGCATGAATCAGAACGTACCGATAGACCAATATTTAGAGGATTATCTGCAGAGTGACAGTGAGGATGAGTTGGATGTCTATGCAAATTGGGCGATTCTGGGTGCCTTGGGTAGGATGAGGCATCGTCAAGACCGTAGTAGCGAGTCAATGAATGATGTGCTACAAACGGAGGATGGTTTCGTGGTCAACACGATATATGTCAGCTTCCATCAATCGACGTCGGTATTGGAAGAGTACGAAATACGCCAATTGTTTGAACAGTTTGGGCCTGTAAAGAATGTTCGGATTTGTGTGAATCAGAACAATAACCAGTACACAGATGGAAGATTAACACGCGGCAGAGGAAGTAGACGATACCAAAAGAGTAAACGACAGGGAGAAAAATACACATACGCCTTCGTATCCTACGAAAAATGCGAAGATGCTGCGAA GTGCTTGAGAGGAAAGTACAAAGTACGCCATCAATGCTATGTAGCTAAGGCCGATAGCTGGCATCAAGAGGCCTATCATAAGAAACAGAATGAAATGGAGAATGGTGTAGAAGAGGCTGGATCCTCTTCGGTAAAAGATGATGAGTGGAAAGCACACCTTGATACTGGAACTATGTGCGATTCAAATCAAGAATTAGCAGCGGATTCAAATGCGGCAACAAGTCGAGAAAGTATATTCAACGACGCAGATTCGGAGCAAATCAACATTCTCCATCTAAACGACGATTGCTTAATGTTGATTTTCGATCAACTTGATCTTTTGGATCTGATTGCACTGAAGAAAACCTGCTGTCGTTTTCAGGGAATCGCATGCAACTTATTCAAACGGTACAAATTGTTGGATTTAGATATGGAGCTAACCGAGAAAAAATACCTTACGATGTTGGACGTCAAAACGTTGCTTTCCGAGGTGGGCTCTTTTGTGCACCATTTATGTATCACCCGTGATCGGTTTATAAAACCGTGCGTTAGAATGTTGAATCTTATTCACCGACATTGTCCAAACCTAACGGATTTGACCATTCACGATTTTAAATTGACTTCAAAGACTTTGCACAGCTTGAACGTAGTTTTCCAATCGCTCGAAGGGCTCACATTGAGCTCTTGTGGTATCAGTGATAAAATTGACATGAGCTTGAAACAAGCAAAAAAACTACAAAGGCTGAATCTATCATCGAATAGTGAACTTACAGGAAAATTCTTGAAAGTAGTGGAAAACCTTAAACATCTCAACTTGGAGAGCTGCCTAAACATTCAAGGAAAACCGTTTTCCGCTTTTGCTAAGAAAAACAAAACCCTAGAGTACCTAAATATCAACTGTTGTTCTCGGTTGACATCGGATGCCATCAAAtcgattgttactaacatgacTGAACTGTCCCATCTAGTTTGTAACAATAGTTACGAAAATGTGGATGCATCCAGCATGGCATTGATTGctaaattacccaaacttaaAAAGctacaatttaaatttaatagtaCTTCGTCTATAGATCTGATACTGCAAAATTTAGCTGAAGCAGAAAACCTAGAACATTTGGATCTATCGGACGAAATATTTACCTCGGTCGATTACAATCTACTGTGTGGGTTAGCCCATTTAAAAGAATTGAAACTAAACTACAAACTGGATTTCTCTGATCAGCACCTCTCGAAGTTGGGCTCCAGAGGAAACTTCGTTGAGCTGCACATTGCCGGCTGCACGAGTCTTACCGATAAACAATTGATTGAATTCATCAAAACAAATCGTCAACTTAATCTGTTAGATATTTCGTACTGCAACATTACTGAAGGTCTTATCTTCTCGGCGATCGACATACTGAAAGAACAGGCATGTAACCGAACAAATAGTGCTATAAGCAACCGAAAACTCAAATTACTTGTGGGCCAAACAAGCATTTGTCCAGTGATCAAAGAG AATGCACTAATTCAAAGTAATCGTCATCTGCTTGAGATTTCTTTCGAGTACACCGATGGGTTCTATGGCACTATGGATGCAGACGATATGTACGATGACGTAATGGATGAGGACGACGAAGATTTTATGGGCTACGACCACGATGATGATGAAGCAGGTCTGTGGGGATTGGATTATGATTCAGATCTTG ATCTTGCAGATGTGTACCAATACTTCCACGACAGCGATGACGATGACTATGCATACATGTTTCACGGAATGGCAGGTATGTTTTAG
- the LOC131437709 gene encoding zinc finger protein 277, translating to MISSTGASTIPKNVSKEAIQSSVIGPLIFSKNDYENPPPTKLANDTSVPCMLCDNVYNFRIGDSRDQYLAHLYMIHRLVIADVHEIDCLVSYCHFWKEKFQEHPLEKFCSAMLMNQLPDGTPAIDEKYFLLSNIEPTDYELRLRLKQDMMELVLTRHQFERTDRNFNRGCLYCRDVQAETRSEFLEHLYKKHFLLLGKAENLVFVDELVDIVQEKMNKLICIYCEKTFKDRPTLKEHMRKKGHKRINPDLKSYDRFFLVNYKNDRLKGTTIKQPHKANLGKEENSPFHSEDSDSNWSDWYGEEQPTTCLFCSNSEPKIESLKDHMKLHHDFDFDTNVVGFSFYQRVKVVNYIRRQMHVLKCVLCREVFHTREHLEIHLKEAGHFSIGEQQYWDQPEFFFPTYEDDQFLCHLEDDSPDQSDDSSMVVSENVNANVSTEAESLSLEGFRLE from the coding sequence ATGATTTCCTCTACTGGTGCATCTACTATTCCGAAGAACGTTTCCAAGGAAGCAATACAGTCATCGGTAATTGGTCCGCTAATCTTTTCAAAAAATGACTACGAAAATCCACCTCCTACAAAGCTGGCGAATGATACATCTGTGCCATGCATGTTGTGCGATAATGTGTATAACTTCCGGATAGGAGACTCTAGGGACCAATATCTAGCTCACCTATATATGATCCATCGACTCGTGATAGCAGACGTTCACGAAATCGATTGTTTAGTCAGCTATTGCCATTTTTGGAAGGAAAAGTTCCAAGAGCACCCGCTAGAGAAATTTTGTTCTGCTATGCTCATGAACCAGTTACCCGATGGTACTCCAGCAAtcgatgaaaaatattttttgttaagCAACATCGAACCTACTGATTATGAACTAAGGCTGCGATTAAAACAAGATATGATGGAATTAGTGTTGACACGACATCAGTTCGAACGAACAGATCGAAACTTTAACAGAGGCTGTTTATATTGTAGAGATGTCCAAGCCGAAACCAGATCGGAATTTTTAGAACACCTGTATAAAAAGCATTTTCTGCTGCTAGGTAAAGCGGAGAATTTAGTGTTCGTGGATGAACTCGTTGATATTGTACAGGAAAAGATGAACAAGTTAATATGTATCTATTGTGAAAAAACATTCAAGGATAGACCTACCCTTAAAGAACATATGAGGAAAAAAGGACACAAGCGAATAAATCCGGATCTGAAATCATATGATCGCTTTTTCTTGGTCAACTACAAGAATGATCGGTTGAAAGGAACTACAATAAAACAACCACATAAGGCAAACTTAGGCAAAGAAGAGAACTCTCCTTTCCATTCAGAGGACTCGGACTCAAACTGGTCGGACTGGTATGGCGAAGAACAGCCAACAACTTGTCTTTTCTGTTCAAATTCTGAACCGAAAATCGAAAGTCTTAAAGATCATATGAAATTACATCACGACTTCGATTTCGACACTAACGTAGTTGGTTTTAGCTTTTATCAACGAGTGAAAGTAGTGAACTATATTCGACGACAAATGCATGTACTGAAATGTGTACTCTGTCGTGAAGTGTTCCACACCCGAGAGCATCTCGAGATTCATCTTAAAGAAGCTGGACATTTTAGTATCGGAGAACAACAATATTGGGATCAACCTGAGTTCTTTTTCCCCACTTATGAAGATGACCAATTTTTATGTCATCTAGAAGACGATAGTCCAGATCAATCAGACGACAGTTCAATGGTCGTTTCAGAGAATGTCAACGCTAATGTAAGCACGGAAGCCGAATCGCTGTCATTGGAGGGTTTCAGATTAGAATAA
- the LOC131437710 gene encoding GSK3-beta interaction protein, with protein MGDNPGSYEKYYLETDEIIDWKKEANAVIHDIFNHVKEITLSERLTPTDSAAFINIRTLEGTTVCVLINGEGLRIVSDRFDSIEHEHPDNIVFETPYSLLSHISPEYINSFGNSLAEALSKQLQENILNDDTKLENSETNCEDK; from the coding sequence ATGGGAGATAATCCaggttcatatgaaaagtattatTTGGAAACTGACGAAATCATTGACTGGAAAAAAGAAGCCAATGCTGTCATCCATGATATTTTTAATCATGTTAAGGAAATAACACTCTCGGAACGGTTGACGCCGACAGACAGCGCTGCGTTTATAAATATAAGAACATTGGAAGGAACTACTGTTTGTGTTCTGATAAATGGTGAAGGTCTCCGGATTGTTAGTGATCGATTTGACTCAATAGAGCATGAACATCCTGACAATATTGTATTTGAAACTCCCTATTCATTACTTTCACACATAAGCCCGGAGTATATCAACTCTTTTGGAAACAGTCTAGCGGAAGCACTTAGCAAACAGTTGCAGGAAAATATATTGAATGATGATACAAAACTTGAAAACAGCGAAACTAATTGTGAAGATAAGTag